Part of the Vulgatibacter sp. genome is shown below.
GTGCCGTCCTCGCCGTCGATGCCATCTGCGACCACGACGCTGGTGCCGTCCTCGCACGAGACGGTCTTGGTCCCGTCGCCGTTGTCGGTCACGGTGCACGAGGTGCCGTCCTCACCGTCGCTGCCATCCTCGCCGTCGGTCCCGTCGGTGCCGTCGCGGATGACGATGCTGGTGCCGTCCGCGCAGGCGATCGTGCGGGAGCCGTCGCCGTTCTCGGTGGCGGTGCAGGAGGTGCCGGGCTCGCCCTGCGGCCCTTCGGGCAGGGGCACCGTGGTGCCGTCCGCGCAGACGAGCTCGTGGCCCGTCCCGTCGGCCCGCTCCTGCACCGTGCAGGAGGTTCCGTCCCTACCGTCCTCGCCTGCGCCGCAGGCGGAGAGCCATGCGGTCGCGAGGGCGACCAGGAGGCGCTTCGTCGTCATCCGGTACTCCCGTGCAAGGGGGGGCGAGTCTACCGCCCATGTGCAGGGGAGGCCCAGCCGATCACGGGAGTGGGGCTGCTGCCCACGAGGCGGTTGCGGCAGCGACGCGGCTGGGAAGGGCGGCGGCCGGCTCCGACTCGGCGACGTCGCCGATCAGATCGGCGAGCTTGCCCTGGCGGCGCAGGCGCAGCAGCACCTCCATGAGGCGGTTCATCGCGGTGAGCCTGCCGTGGTGCTCGGGCTGGAGCAGCGCCTCGAGGGCGTGCCCCAGCGACTCCACCAGCGGGCCGTCGACGGCGACCCGGAGCGGCGCCTCGCCGGGGAGGCGCTCCGGCGCCTCGGGCCAGTTGGCGCGGAAGCGCGCGATCGCGTCCGGGGCGAACTCGAGACGCATCGCCCGGTAGACCCCCGACTCCGCACAGGGCTCGTTGGTCACGTCGAGCGGCAGGCCCGCCGGCAGGAGGAGGAGCTGGCCCGCCCGGAAGATCTCCCGGTTGCCGTCGCGCCAGATCGTCTTCCGACCCTCGAGGACCAACTCGAGGACCGGAGCCGAACTGAGGTCGTCGCGCACGGTCTCCGACTTGCGGACCCTGTAGCGGTGCAGGCTGGCGGGGGCGCCCTCGAGGTCGGCCCGGGGGCCGACCTGGTTGGCGAGGGCGAGGACGCGGTGCTGGAGGGCAGGTGCGATCATGTCGCACGCTCTACCCCGTGATCGGAGGG
Proteins encoded:
- a CDS encoding AraC family transcriptional regulator N-terminal domain-containing protein — translated: MIAPALQHRVLALANQVGPRADLEGAPASLHRYRVRKSETVRDDLSSAPVLELVLEGRKTIWRDGNREIFRAGQLLLLPAGLPLDVTNEPCAESGVYRAMRLEFAPDAIARFRANWPEAPERLPGEAPLRVAVDGPLVESLGHALEALLQPEHHGRLTAMNRLMEVLLRLRRQGKLADLIGDVAESEPAAALPSRVAAATASWAAAPLP